Proteins from one Cryptomeria japonica chromosome 4, Sugi_1.0, whole genome shotgun sequence genomic window:
- the LOC131855974 gene encoding disease resistance protein RPV1-like (The sequence of the model RefSeq protein was modified relative to this genomic sequence to represent the inferred CDS: added 267 bases not found in genome assembly) — protein sequence MPGLSMPHAGQLFCWHAFLQPFPPPGFEVLVQKFLKACNSLPLSLKVLGAQLYGKKSRDYWKSQLNKILRILPGEIKERLQVSYDALDEEEREMFLDVACFLIGEKKSKAVAVWDGSGWSGLHGIETLLNKCLVELFDGDKRIRMHDHLRDIGREIASRHSPYRVWFTEQIVNMKKHSMKIKLLRGIQPADSFVAFKEYRLQFMGISRRSSKRLRFSNGLQILSVKGNEFTEEFAPLSEDLVWLRWEGFPLRSLPSWLTLKNLSVLELHKADELEELWKDNVEPPLQLRELILLGCQKLQWLPSSIRSLQYLKRLVVYFHGSSLPEELCDLQSLEYVRLYSPVLSSLPTAFGNLISLKKIELRNCEQLNILPDSFNQLIHLKDLNMISCQMLSSLPIDFGNLISLWNVDLWYCKQLSTLPDSFSQLIHLQVLNLTGCEMLCSLPVGFGNLTSLRNVSLGNCKKLSTLPDSFSQLIYLEFLNLSGCEMLSSLPVSFGNLIRLQSINIGSCIQLNTLPDSFKQLTNLMSLNLSNCKMLFSLPTGFGNLICLQNINLKSCIQLRTLPDSFKQLINLEDLNLSGCAKLELRSDIMENIRKLKVLNLSDCKELEDLPHQIIYQESLTKLYLQGCIKLRAVPTNISKLSKLDLLTIETLVWKSFQTSLVNSSSLKSIEILSSGSKIDSNARAASSLKTLKEPDIEDCKQFSTISISNETFPILETFVVRMNHYFVEIETLPVSLKILEIYSCNLLKNITCIKDLVNLEVLTICDCLQIEELSSFADLVSLKEFRIRNCPKIEKMEGLEHSKSLKVLIVQTCWKVPGIQSLEKVERLEELELKCDTISALKPCIQSIQGCPRKIWIQGRVIRLVKPIVNSLEFPDLAVREVEELPDVDKILDECDFNALLCYAEEIDEERKVVHIYVVNTCPYDYQKNLAKSFFRIIEGNLQGKKAMLVMGKEGRVVEAFYQLLEFLEG from the exons GAAGAGAGAGAGATGTTCTTGGATGTAGCTTGTTTTCTCATTGGAGAAAAGAAAAGCAAGGCTGTAGCAGTGTGGGATGGATCGGGTTGGAGTGGCCTGCATGGTATAGAAACACTCCTGAATAAGTGTCTTGTGGAGCTGTTCGATGGGGACAAAAGAATAAGGATGCATGATCACCTTAGGGATATAGGAAGAGAGATTGCAAGCAGACACTCACCATATCGGGTATGGTTTACAGAGCAGATTGTTAACATGAAGAAACATTCCATG AAAATAAAGTTGCTTCGAGGGATACAACCTGCGGATTCTTTTGTGGCATTCAAAGAGTACAGACTTCAGTTCATGGGAATATCAAGAAGATCATCTAAACGCCTTAGATTCTCCAATGGATTGCAAATTCTTTCTGTCAAAGGAAATGAGTTTACAGAAGAATTTGCACCATTATCAGAAGATCTTGTGTGGCTTCGCTGGGAAGGTTTTCCCTTAAGGAGTCTCCCATCATGgcttacattaaaaaatttaagtGTTTTAGAGCTTCATAAAGCTGATGAGTTGGAAGAACTGTGGAAGGACAATGTAGAA CCTCCTTTGCAATTGAGAGAGCTTATTTTACTGGGTTGCCAAAAATTGCAATGGCTTCCAAGCTCAATAAGAAGTCTTCAGTATCTGAAAAGGCTTGTCGTTTACTTTCATGGTAGCAGTTTGCCAGAAGAGCTCTGTGACCTCCAATCACTGGAGTATGTGCGATTATATTCTCCAGTGCTATCATCGCTACCTACTGCTTTTGGCAATTTAATAAGTTTGAAGAAAATAGAACTGCGGAATTGTGAGCAGTTGAATATTTTGCCTGATTCTTTCAATCAGCTGATACACCTGAAAGATCTAAATATGATAAGTTGTCAAATGCTATCTTCACTACCTATTGATTTTGGCAATTTAATAAGCTTGTGGAATGTAGATTTGTGGTATTGCAAACAGCTGAGCACATTGCCTGATTCTTTCAGTCAGCTGATACACCTACAAGTTTTAAATTTAACAGGTTGTGAAATGCTCTGTTCACTACCTGTTGGTTTTGGCAATTTAACAAGCTTGCGGAATGTAAGTCTGGGGAACTGCAAAAAGTTGAGCACCTTGCCTGATTCTTTTAGTCAACTGATATACCTGGAATTTCTAAATTTATCAGGTTGTGAAATGCTATCTTCATTACCTGTTAGCTTTGGCAATCTAATAAGATTGCAGAGTATAAATATTGGCTCTTGCATCCAGTTGAACACATTGCCAGATTCTTTCAAGCAGCTAACAAACCTGATGTCTTTAAATTTGTCAAATTGTAAAATGCTTTTTTCACTACCTACTGGTTTTGGCAATTTAATTTGCTTGCAGAATATAAATCTGAAATCTTGCATCCAGTTGAGAACATTACCAGATTCTTTCAAACAGTTGATAAACCTAGAAGATCTAAATTTGTCAGGCTGTGCAAAGCTTGAATTGAGATCAGATATCATGGAAAACATCAGGAAGCTCAAGGTTTTGAACCTTAGTGATTGCAAGGAATTGGAAGATTTACCTCATCAAATCATATATCAGGAGTCATTGACTAAATTATATCTACAAGGTTGTATCAAGTTAAGAGCTGTACCGACAAACATCAGCAAACTGAGCAAGTTAGATTTGCTAACAATTGAGACTCTGGTATGGAAAAGCTTTCAAACTTCTCTTGTAAACTCATCCTCTTTGAAGAGCATTGAAATTTTAAGTTCCGGAAGTAAAATTGATTCTAATGCCAGGGCTGCTTCCTCACTTAAAACGCTAAAGGAACCTGACATCGAAGACTGCAAACAATTCTCCACGATATCAATTTCCAATGAGACTTTTCCCATCCTTGAAACGTTCGTGGTTAGGATGAATCACTACTTCGTGGAGATAGAGACGCTGCCAGTGTCGCTCAAAATTCTAGAAATATACTCTTGCAATTTGCTGAAGAACATCACGTGTATTAAAGATCTGGTAAACCTTGAGGTTCTGACAATATGCGATTGTCTGCAGATAGAAGAACTTTCAAGCTTTGCTGATTTGGTTTCACTAAAAGAATTTAGAATAAGAAATTGCCCCAAAATTGAGAAAATGGAAGGTTTGGAGCACTCAAAGTCATTGAAGGTACTGATCGTGCAAACCTGCTGGAAGGTGCCAGGTATACAGAGTTTAGAGAAAGTGGAACGATTGGAAGAACTGGAGCTCAAATGTGACACCATATCAGCTCTGAAACCTTGTATTCAGTCTATACAG ggttgtccaaggaagatctGGATACAAGGCAGAGTGATCCGGCTGGTGAAGCCAATTGTAAACTCTTTGGAATTTCCTGATCTGGCGGTTAGGGAGGTGGAGGAGCTACCTGATGTAGACAAGATTCTAGATGAGTGTGATTTCAATGCTCTTTTGTGCTATGCTGAGGAGATTGATGAGGAGAGAAAAGTGGTACATATATATGTGGTAAATACATGTCCATATGACTATCAAAAGAACTTAGCCAAAAGTTTCTTCCGCATAATTGAAGGAAACTTGCAAGGAAAGAAAGCAATGCTAGTGATGGGCAAAGAAGGAAGAGTTGTGGAGGCCTTTTACCAATTATTGGAATTCCTGGAAGGGTAG